The Flavobacterium marginilacus genome window below encodes:
- a CDS encoding DUF2141 domain-containing protein — protein MIKFFAIGLLSISSLGFAQNSNLTINVSVLKNNTGVLTAELYNTKEKFLKTSYKKGSVTIKSNTASIIFSDIPKGEYTVMVYHDENNNGKLDKSFIGMPKEPVACSNNAKGFMGPPKYDDAKFTVSADTKITIKMTSAH, from the coding sequence ATGATAAAGTTTTTCGCCATAGGCTTATTATCAATTAGCAGCTTAGGATTTGCTCAAAATTCGAACCTAACCATCAATGTTTCAGTTTTAAAAAACAATACCGGAGTGCTGACAGCTGAATTATACAATACGAAAGAAAAATTCCTCAAAACATCTTACAAAAAAGGTTCTGTCACAATAAAATCAAATACAGCTTCAATTATTTTTTCTGATATTCCTAAAGGAGAATACACTGTTATGGTATACCACGATGAAAACAATAATGGCAAACTAGATAAAAGTTTCATAGGGATGCCTAAAGAACCCGTTGCCTGTTCCAATAATGCCAAAGGTTTTATGGGACCTCCAAAATACGATGATGCAAAATTTACCGTGTCAGCCGATACCAAAATAACTATTAAAATGACTTCGGCGCATTGA